Genomic window (bacterium):
GGACGCGGTCGTGCGGCGGCTCGAGCTCAATGGTCACCGTGTCGTGCGTATCGCGCGACACGCGCCGCACGCGGTACGGCGCCGGCGCCATCGGATCCGGCGCGGGGGCCGGGGTGGGCGCGGCGCGACGCGCGTCAGACACGCGTGCCGTAGACATCGAGGAGTTGGAGACGGGTCGCCCGCAGGCGCTGCCCGATCACGCCGGCAAAGCGCTTCAGCAGCTCGTAGCCGAGGCGCGGATCCTCCTCGCACTTTCGCCGGATGCACGCGCCGTCGAACTGGGTCGCCCGGACGGGCTCGAGCGCCCGCGCGTCGCAGGACATGCGGTAGGGCGGCACCAGCCACGACCATCCCACGACGTCGCCGGCGCCGACCGTCAGCACCACGAGCGCCCCGCGCTCCGGCGAGTCGATCTCGAGCGCCACCCGTCCGTGGCGGAGCAGGTAGAAATGGTCGGCCGCGGCGCCCTCCCGGAAGACCATCTCGTTCGCGGCGTAGTG
Coding sequences:
- a CDS encoding cyclic nucleotide-binding domain-containing protein produces the protein MRDLSDLLADHPFFRGLRPDDVALIAGCGSNVHYAANEMVFREGAAADHFYLLRHGRVALEIDSPERGALVVLTVGAGDVVGWSWLVPPYRMSCDARALEPVRATQFDGACIRRKCEEDPRLGYELLKRFAGVIGQRLRATRLQLLDVYGTRV